The sequence CAGTTTTGTTACACGTCCATTAAGCATGTATCTTGGCTTATCATTATCTAATTAAATCCTTAGTGACACTTGAACTTTGAAATGTATGCCTTTCCTAATAAAAACCTTTACCGTGTTCCGGTTAGTGGCTTTGAGTGGTGTTACCCCAGTTTTCAGCCTGTGCCGTGAGAGTGGAGCCATTTCAGTGAGTGGAAACACCTGAAGCTGTTCCACGAGTTCCTCTTCAGGGCTGAGCTTAAATAGACTGCATCATTCTTGAGGGTCACATCACATGAAATTGACGACCAAGTTGGAAAATGAAGTCGCAATGTTTCTCTGCTGTTTTGCTGCTGTGGCTTCTGGCCTTTTCAACTGCATCGCAAGGTGTGCTCTTACTAGTGGATATTCAGATAAAGTCCTTCATCATTGAACTCATTATTTCTGATGATGGGGATATTAGTAAACTATTTTGGTTACTTGTGATTGTTTAAATGCCAAAATACTGGAAGACTTATGTCCTGATTTTATCTTCAATAGATGGTATTGTCAAAACAAGCTGCCTAACAACTTCAGATACTAAGATACCACAGAGGTTTCTGGACAGCTACACCATGCAGGAACCCCCCTTGTTCTCTGTGAGGGCTGTGAGGTaagaattaataacatttttgactACACTTTTAAAAAGACTACCATGACTGGTCATGGCATATGCTGTgtttttggatgctggtgtgctgctGGTTTGCTTAGCTTAACCAGCCATAATTCTTTGGTCAACCAGTTAAACAGAAAAGACCATGCTGGTTAACCATCTAGACCAGCACgaaacagcataaaccagcctgttTTAAAAATACAGTCTAAAAGCACAATGAATCCTTTCATGATGACATCGCAACTCTATAACATACTGTTGCAactgtaaatataatattttgacaGCATATCCTATTTCATTGTGTAGATTTCGCACAACCAAAGGCGCCACCATCTGCTCAGATCCCACTTCGCTCTGGGCCATAAAATCTATGAATTACCTGGatggaaagaaaaagaagaaatctCATCCAGTCTAAAACTCCACAGATCATAATTCTGTCGCGGTGGTCCCTGCGAATTAGTCAATCGCCAATATCAGCTCAAATTTAACACAGACTTTTATTGTTAGCTGTGATGTAAATAAGCTACATGCATATGATTGTTTCTTTTGATATTTTTGATatctattaatttttttaatctctcaCAAATGTTTTGGATATTTAAGGTAATATTGTTGAATAAATGAAAATGCTCCATATCAGACTATTTATAGTGTACTGCTTGTGTTTATCTCTTGTACTATAGcagataatatttaataatattataatacataacaatatttacattttgataaTATTTCATGTGAATTGACAGTTCTAGCTCTAAGTTTAGATGGACCAGTGTTGTCTTCTTATTTCAGAGAAAGTTATAGAAATAtggtaaaggaatattctgggttcgatactaattaagctcaatcgacagcatttgtggcgtgaTGTTGattattataaacaaaatgtttttttgactcgttcctccgtttattgattttttttacaaaaaaatcatttacaatgaggcgcttacaatggaagggggcggggccaatttttggagtgtttaaaccaaaatgtgaagcttataattttataaaagcacttacattaattctactgttaaaatgtatgtattatttgagctgtacatttgtttaaatagtCAAGTTTTGTTGATATTACACCAACATAGAAATTAAGTTGATAAGctggctataattttacacagaaaagtttagtaagtgattttatcacaccaaaatcatgataacatgcatattgtttatgtcttgtggttatacttttgaaatagtaagtattttattgtttttcatgaagtggtcccattcacttctattgtaagtgtcacactgtaacctcgatatgtttatttaactttttttttttttttttttataaaaagaggGGTaagtcaaaatgaatgtttgtggttatgccacaaatgctgtcaattaggcttaacttgtattgaacccagacaaTTCCTTTAAGTGCTTTCGCCACCATACAGTAATTTAGGCCATTTGGATTACCAGTGTTGAAACATCTATAATAGTAATAAACCAAATCTCAATGCTTCTTACAAAATTCTCCCAAACACTGTAGGATGAATTGGATAAATGAAAACCTCCACAGACATCAAGAACAATGCAAAACGTTTGTGAGTGGTACATTTCAACAACATGCCTATGTGAAATACAGTATGCACGTTTCCAACTTTATTGTACATGAAATAGTGAGTACTGTAAATTAgcattgtacatttaaaaaagggcAAAACTAA comes from Xyrauchen texanus isolate HMW12.3.18 chromosome 9, RBS_HiC_50CHRs, whole genome shotgun sequence and encodes:
- the LOC127648706 gene encoding eotaxin-like, translating into MKSQCFSAVLLLWLLAFSTASQDGIVKTSCLTTSDTKIPQRFLDSYTMQEPPLFSVRAVRFRTTKGATICSDPTSLWAIKSMNYLDGKKKKKSHPV